A single window of Candidatus Gastranaerophilales bacterium DNA harbors:
- a CDS encoding DUF4870 domain-containing protein, with product MMTNEEQNNAQAELLLKFKDEHEKTLVMVVVILSIVVGFLPSLIIWFLQKDQLSSSAQQLILNLLNFELTLLLCSLITFVPFLGWIISALLLPAIWIFNLLICLLLLSSISKNRLFKISFMLELIK from the coding sequence ATGATGACAAACGAAGAACAAAATAATGCGCAAGCCGAATTACTGTTAAAATTTAAAGATGAACATGAAAAAACATTAGTAATGGTAGTAGTTATTTTAAGTATTGTGGTGGGTTTTTTGCCGTCTTTAATTATCTGGTTTTTGCAAAAAGACCAATTGTCTTCCTCGGCACAACAGTTGATTTTAAACCTCTTGAACTTCGAACTTACGCTTTTATTATGTTCCCTGATAACCTTTGTTCCTTTTTTGGGTTGGATTATAAGCGCTTTATTGCTGCCTGCTATTTGGATATTTAATTTGCTTATTTGTTTGTTGTTATTATCTTCAATATCAAAAAACAGGCTCTTTAAAATTTCTTTTATGTTGGAATTAATTAAATAA
- the serA gene encoding phosphoglycerate dehydrogenase gives MSKISTANEINKPAGAAMPKVLITDKINKSAGDILKGVAQVDFIETLSEDELAKIIGDYDGLMIRSQTKVTDKIIQAAKNMKIVGRAGVGVDNVNLDEATKAGIIVVNSPDGNTTAAAEHTVALMLAMARHIPAAAATTKEGKWERSKYTGVELFKKTLGIIGLGKIGSHVAKAALGLGMSVLVYDPFASEEIIEATGAKQVKTLDELWGVCDFITVHVPKTKDTLNLINKDTIAKMKDGVRIINCARGGIVNEQDLKEALESKKVAAAAIDVFTAEPLDNGNPLLHCDGDLILTPHLGASTEEAQINVAIDVAEQIRDVLSGLNATSAVNSPSLRAEKLEPVKEYMNIAENLGLLLGQIAKGAVKEVKIAARGTLSTLDIAPLKVAVLKGILSHSMENVNYVNAPLIAKNRGIEVSETKAEQSCSYLGLLSIKVTTEQGSYIAAGALGADGSSRIVKFNGYDTNIEPAEHILLAPHINKPGMVAGVATILGEKNVNISMMQVARKDKELNSESLMIINADSPVEDEVLHQINALDGVFNATYVHLKP, from the coding sequence ATGTCGAAAATATCAACTGCAAACGAAATTAACAAACCGGCGGGGGCTGCTATGCCAAAAGTTTTAATCACAGACAAAATCAACAAATCAGCGGGCGACATTCTTAAAGGTGTTGCACAGGTGGATTTTATCGAAACCTTAAGCGAAGATGAATTAGCCAAAATTATAGGCGATTATGACGGTTTAATGATTAGGAGTCAAACCAAAGTAACCGATAAAATTATTCAGGCTGCAAAAAACATGAAAATTGTGGGCAGAGCAGGCGTGGGCGTAGATAACGTTAACCTTGATGAAGCGACAAAAGCGGGTATAATAGTGGTTAATTCGCCCGATGGCAATACAACGGCAGCAGCAGAGCATACAGTAGCTTTAATGTTGGCTATGGCTCGCCATATCCCTGCGGCGGCAGCTACAACCAAAGAAGGCAAATGGGAACGCTCTAAATATACAGGGGTTGAACTTTTCAAAAAAACTTTAGGTATTATAGGACTTGGCAAAATCGGTTCGCATGTCGCAAAAGCAGCATTGGGACTGGGCATGAGTGTTCTTGTTTATGACCCTTTTGCGTCTGAAGAAATAATTGAGGCAACCGGCGCAAAACAGGTAAAAACTTTAGACGAGCTTTGGGGTGTTTGTGATTTTATTACGGTGCATGTACCGAAGACAAAAGACACCTTGAATTTGATTAATAAAGACACTATCGCCAAAATGAAAGACGGCGTCAGAATTATAAACTGTGCGAGAGGCGGCATAGTGAACGAACAAGATTTGAAAGAAGCACTTGAATCCAAAAAGGTTGCCGCAGCAGCCATAGACGTATTTACCGCAGAGCCTTTAGATAACGGCAATCCTCTTTTGCACTGCGACGGGGATTTAATTTTAACCCCCCATTTAGGCGCAAGCACGGAAGAAGCTCAAATTAATGTCGCTATTGACGTAGCCGAACAGATAAGAGATGTTTTAAGCGGGTTAAATGCGACCAGTGCAGTCAACAGCCCTTCTTTAAGAGCCGAAAAGCTTGAGCCTGTTAAAGAATACATGAATATCGCAGAAAATCTGGGTCTTTTATTGGGTCAAATTGCAAAAGGCGCCGTTAAAGAAGTAAAAATAGCCGCAAGAGGCACTTTATCAACTCTTGATATAGCACCTTTAAAAGTTGCTGTGCTAAAAGGGATTTTATCTCACAGCATGGAAAATGTTAATTATGTCAACGCCCCTTTAATAGCTAAAAACAGAGGCATAGAAGTTTCAGAAACCAAAGCAGAACAATCCTGTTCTTACTTAGGGTTATTAAGTATCAAAGTTACGACGGAACAAGGGTCTTATATTGCGGCAGGTGCGCTTGGAGCAGACGGAAGCTCCAGAATAGTTAAATTTAACGGTTATGATACAAACATTGAGCCTGCGGAACATATTTTACTTGCGCCTCACATTAATAAACCGGGTATGGTAGCAGGCGTTGCGACGATTTTGGGTGAAAAAAATGTCAACATAAGTATGATGCAGGTGGCACGAAAAGACAAAGAGCTTAATAGTGAATCTTTAATGATTATAAACGCGGACTCGCCTGTTGAAGATGAGGTATTGCACCAAATTAATGCGCTTGACGGCGTTTTCAACGCTACTTACGTACATTTAAAGCCATAA
- the nadB gene encoding L-aspartate oxidase, whose product MLAHFRNDGKITSQLPSRSTSQLLSYGLLQMLTHFRNDGKITSSLLQLKLLCLEYFKRILLKKLGASMKKSIYSLIIVGSGIAGLYAALKASELLKPHNKILILSKSDLKEGSSLHAQGGIASVLPQNKEDSVPLHVKDTLFAGAGLSDEKVAEAVAEKGAQIIDDLIKKGVLFDRDDNQNVALTLEAAHSVRRVLHAGGDATGKFIAQALSKRVLADSNIEIYPYCQAVELLIDDNSACRGVVILDEKTQTHQAIFANVVVLATGGSGQLFANTTNPSVSTGDGVVLAYRAGATLQDLEFVQFHPTVFKAQTNEESSFLISEAVRGEGAKLKNINGDEFAKNYHPKAELAPRDVVTRAIYFEMKKHLSDRVFLDAAKIPKAQLTRRFPSIYAKCLEYGIDITKDLIPVSPAAHYFMGGVRVRSNGKSDVEGLYATGEVSCTSLHGANRLASNSLLECVVLSDELARNFKLDERNHSYLEDEKIAQTLQKYDDYKKPEPSDVSEYKKLLKDIMWQYCGIIRDEKGLKAGLEKIAKLLSILKSDIFFSTQEYELKNMLTLSYLMMKSALERRESRGSHYRDDFKKTSSSAKHSYTNISRKGREDEIFFE is encoded by the coding sequence ATGCTCGCGCATTTTCGCAATGACGGCAAAATAACCTCCCAGCTGCCTAGCCGCTCAACTTCCCAGCTGCTTTCCTATGGATTGCTTCAAATGCTTACACATTTTCGCAATGACGGCAAAATAACCTCTTCACTTCTTCAACTTAAACTATTGTGTTTAGAGTATTTTAAGCGTATACTCTTGAAAAAGCTTGGGGCATCAATGAAAAAATCAATCTATTCATTAATTATTGTAGGAAGCGGTATAGCAGGACTTTATGCGGCGTTAAAAGCGAGCGAGCTTTTGAAGCCGCATAATAAAATCCTCATTCTTTCAAAATCAGACTTAAAAGAAGGTTCTTCTCTTCATGCGCAAGGCGGAATTGCTTCTGTTTTGCCGCAAAACAAAGAAGACTCCGTTCCGTTGCATGTAAAAGACACTCTGTTTGCAGGCGCGGGACTTTCTGATGAAAAAGTAGCGGAAGCCGTGGCGGAAAAAGGCGCACAAATTATCGACGATTTAATCAAAAAAGGCGTTTTGTTTGACAGGGATGACAACCAGAACGTGGCGCTTACGCTCGAAGCCGCTCACAGCGTCAGAAGGGTGCTTCATGCAGGAGGGGATGCAACCGGAAAATTTATCGCTCAAGCGCTTTCTAAAAGGGTTTTAGCGGATTCCAATATAGAAATTTATCCTTACTGTCAGGCGGTAGAGCTTTTGATTGATGATAACAGCGCCTGCAGAGGGGTGGTTATTTTGGATGAAAAAACCCAAACCCATCAGGCAATTTTTGCCAATGTTGTTGTGCTTGCAACAGGCGGAAGCGGGCAGCTGTTCGCTAACACTACTAACCCTTCTGTTTCAACAGGAGATGGTGTGGTTTTGGCTTATAGGGCGGGTGCAACATTGCAGGATTTGGAGTTTGTGCAGTTTCATCCTACGGTGTTTAAAGCCCAAACAAATGAAGAAAGCAGTTTTTTAATTTCAGAAGCCGTCAGGGGCGAAGGCGCAAAATTAAAAAATATCAACGGTGATGAATTTGCAAAAAATTATCACCCCAAAGCCGAACTTGCCCCCCGTGATGTTGTTACAAGGGCAATTTATTTTGAGATGAAAAAACATCTCTCAGACAGAGTGTTTCTTGACGCGGCTAAAATCCCCAAAGCTCAATTAACCAGGCGCTTCCCGAGCATTTATGCAAAATGTCTTGAATACGGTATAGATATTACAAAAGATTTAATCCCTGTTTCTCCTGCCGCGCATTATTTTATGGGCGGGGTTAGGGTGCGCTCCAACGGCAAATCGGATGTAGAAGGATTGTATGCAACAGGCGAAGTCAGCTGTACTTCTTTGCATGGCGCAAACCGTCTTGCCAGCAACTCTTTGCTTGAGTGTGTTGTTTTATCGGATGAACTTGCAAGGAATTTTAAGCTTGATGAGCGCAATCACTCTTACCTTGAGGATGAAAAAATCGCCCAAACTTTGCAAAAATACGACGATTATAAAAAACCCGAACCCTCTGACGTATCTGAATACAAAAAGCTGCTAAAAGACATAATGTGGCAGTATTGCGGTATTATAAGAGATGAAAAAGGGCTGAAAGCAGGCTTGGAAAAAATTGCAAAATTGCTTTCAATCCTAAAATCGGATATATTTTTTAGTACGCAGGAATATGAACTTAAAAATATGCTTACGTTATCTTATTTAATGATGAAATCCGCTTTAGAACGACGGGAGAGCAGAGGTTCTCATTACAGAGATGACTTTAAAAAAACAAGCTCAAGCGCAAAGCACAGCTATACAAACATATCAAGGAAAGGTCGCGAAGATGAAATATTTTTTGAATGA
- the nadC gene encoding carboxylating nicotinate-nucleotide diphosphorylase: protein MKYFLNEFLIEEHVKNAIKEDISFFDITTDAIFTDDYTDTVKLVTRTEGILCGIDVVKTVYKIVDPEVKVNILLQDGTKLRKNDTIATITGKVNSILKGERVALNYLQRMSGIATLANKFQKAVEPYAAKIVDTRKTTPGFRLFEKYAVQTGGAYLHRFNLSDCVMLKDNHIKFAGGIKAAIQKVKAASSFAHKIEIEAEDVSQVKEALDAKADIIMLDNMSLDQIKQAVSLINRKAIVEVSGNISLDNIKTIASLGIDIISTSAMQTTAGVLDIGLDA, encoded by the coding sequence ATGAAATATTTTTTGAATGAGTTTTTGATAGAAGAACATGTTAAAAACGCCATTAAAGAAGACATAAGCTTTTTTGACATTACAACAGATGCAATATTTACCGATGATTACACCGATACGGTTAAACTGGTTACCCGCACGGAAGGCATTTTATGCGGAATTGATGTGGTCAAAACGGTTTACAAAATTGTAGACCCTGAAGTAAAAGTTAATATTTTACTGCAAGACGGTACGAAGCTCCGTAAAAATGATACTATTGCTACAATTACGGGAAAAGTAAACTCTATTTTAAAAGGCGAGCGTGTCGCCCTGAATTATCTCCAAAGAATGAGCGGGATTGCTACTTTGGCAAACAAATTTCAAAAAGCTGTAGAACCGTATGCCGCCAAGATTGTTGATACCAGAAAAACAACCCCCGGATTCAGATTGTTTGAAAAATATGCGGTACAGACAGGAGGCGCGTATCTGCACAGATTTAATCTGTCTGATTGTGTTATGTTAAAAGACAATCATATCAAGTTTGCAGGCGGTATTAAAGCAGCGATACAGAAGGTAAAAGCAGCATCTTCTTTTGCGCATAAAATTGAAATAGAAGCGGAAGATGTTTCACAGGTAAAGGAAGCGCTGGATGCAAAAGCTGATATAATTATGCTTGATAACATGAGTTTAGACCAAATAAAACAGGCTGTATCGCTGATTAACCGCAAAGCAATCGTAGAAGTAAGCGGCAATATTTCCTTAGATAATATCAAGACAATAGCTTCTTTAGGAATTGATATTATATCTACAAGTGCAATGCAAACTACAGCAGGTGTGCTTGATATCGGTCTGGATGCTTAA
- a CDS encoding type II secretion system protein, whose amino-acid sequence MMKRNAFTLAEVLTTLMVIGVVAAMTIPALINSTDDQQNRVAFKKAMSVLGQAIQLNVAKEVDECFVTNAGECEDGTDEGFATWINNSLSGTRNGNTITTPDGMTYTFFVDGADSISECGTEAPTYSGAGDVTALSCGVMVDVNGTGKGTRALPAAMAASNAVTDQYPLIITSVGVYPFANNGYSRAWQAMYGENAAAPNDVAFE is encoded by the coding sequence ATGATGAAAAGAAATGCATTTACACTTGCAGAAGTATTAACCACCTTGATGGTTATTGGTGTTGTAGCTGCAATGACTATCCCCGCGTTGATAAATTCAACCGACGACCAGCAAAACAGAGTAGCTTTTAAAAAAGCAATGTCAGTACTTGGGCAGGCAATTCAGCTTAACGTAGCTAAAGAAGTCGATGAATGTTTTGTTACGAATGCCGGTGAATGTGAAGATGGGACAGATGAAGGGTTTGCTACATGGATTAATAACTCATTATCAGGCACAAGAAATGGTAATACTATCACTACTCCCGACGGCATGACTTATACGTTTTTTGTAGACGGTGCGGATAGCATATCAGAATGCGGAACGGAAGCTCCCACTTATTCAGGAGCAGGTGATGTAACAGCTTTATCATGTGGTGTAATGGTTGATGTGAATGGGACAGGCAAAGGCACAAGGGCTCTTCCTGCTGCTATGGCAGCCAGTAATGCCGTAACTGACCAATATCCTCTTATCATAACCAGTGTGGGTGTTTATCCTTTTGCTAATAATGGATATTCCAGAGCGTGGCAGGCTATGTATGGTGAAAATGCAGCAGCACCTAATGATGTAGCTTTTGAATAA
- the aspS gene encoding aspartate--tRNA ligase, with the protein MTLTGYKTSYCGDIREEMIGQKITLAGWVANVRDLGGIIFVELRDRFGIFQAVADPQVNPDVHKVFSALKDEYVIQIEGTISKRPEDTYNPNLDTGAVEMYPEKITVLSEAKVLPFQLDDNASVNEDIRLKYRYLDIRRKSVADNLILRHKVVTAIRDYLNGENFLEVETPVLINTTPEGARDYLVPSRVHANRFYALPQSPQIFKQLLMVGGIERYYQIAKCFRDEDLRSDRQPEFTQVDIEMSFVNQEDIINMMESLLNKAFAVANIDIQLPIQRLTHRECMDRFGSDRPDMRFGLELFDVSDVMAKSEFTAFAEVIESGGTARAVKIPGIASYSRKDMDDTRNLALSFGAKGLAWITYCEDGTIKSPILKYLKEDDIAEIQKRADAKAGDVVFFVADEDKIVFDVLGRFRLHFGEKLGLIDPDKHSFLWVTDFPMFEYSKEDDRYVSVHHPFTMPNPEDMDKLENDRKNCRSIAYDIVYNGTELGGGSVRIHSSEIQEKVFAALGLEPEEIKHKFGFLIDAFKYGTPPHAGIALGLDRLIALMAKTESIRDVIAFPKNSQAKCLMTDAPHTVDEMQLRELRLKLVVPLKEAKKLGS; encoded by the coding sequence ATGACATTAACCGGTTATAAAACATCCTATTGCGGTGATATCAGAGAAGAGATGATTGGGCAAAAAATTACGTTAGCAGGCTGGGTTGCTAACGTCAGAGATTTAGGCGGTATTATTTTTGTGGAGTTAAGAGACAGATTCGGGATTTTTCAGGCAGTGGCAGACCCTCAGGTAAACCCTGACGTTCATAAAGTTTTCAGCGCTTTAAAAGACGAATACGTTATTCAGATTGAAGGTACAATTTCTAAAAGACCCGAGGATACTTATAACCCTAATTTGGATACAGGCGCGGTTGAAATGTATCCCGAAAAAATTACCGTTTTAAGCGAAGCAAAAGTCTTGCCTTTCCAGCTTGATGACAATGCTTCCGTAAACGAAGATATCAGGCTTAAATACAGATATTTGGATATAAGAAGAAAATCCGTTGCGGATAATTTGATTTTAAGACACAAGGTAGTAACTGCTATTCGCGATTATTTGAACGGCGAAAATTTCCTTGAGGTTGAAACCCCTGTTTTAATCAACACAACACCCGAAGGGGCAAGAGATTACCTTGTACCGAGCAGGGTTCATGCGAATAGATTTTATGCGCTTCCGCAGTCACCCCAGATTTTTAAACAGCTCCTTATGGTAGGCGGAATTGAGCGTTATTACCAAATCGCAAAATGCTTTAGAGATGAGGACTTGCGCTCGGACAGACAGCCCGAATTTACACAGGTTGATATTGAGATGTCTTTTGTTAATCAGGAAGATATTATTAATATGATGGAAAGCCTGCTTAACAAAGCCTTTGCGGTTGCCAATATAGATATTCAGCTGCCTATCCAACGTTTAACGCACAGAGAATGTATGGACAGGTTTGGTTCTGACAGACCTGATATGCGTTTTGGATTAGAGCTTTTTGACGTAAGCGATGTTATGGCAAAGAGCGAATTTACCGCTTTTGCGGAAGTAATAGAATCAGGCGGTACCGCCAGAGCTGTCAAAATCCCCGGCATTGCCTCATACAGCAGAAAAGATATGGATGATACAAGAAACCTTGCCCTGTCTTTCGGCGCCAAAGGTCTGGCATGGATTACTTACTGCGAAGACGGCACCATCAAATCGCCTATTCTAAAGTACTTAAAAGAAGACGATATAGCGGAAATTCAAAAAAGAGCCGATGCAAAAGCCGGTGATGTTGTTTTCTTCGTTGCTGATGAAGATAAAATAGTGTTCGATGTTTTGGGCAGATTTAGACTGCATTTCGGTGAAAAATTAGGGTTGATTGACCCTGATAAACACAGCTTCCTCTGGGTTACCGATTTTCCGATGTTTGAGTATTCAAAAGAAGACGACAGATACGTATCCGTACACCATCCTTTTACAATGCCGAACCCTGAAGATATGGACAAATTGGAAAACGACAGAAAAAACTGCCGTTCTATTGCCTATGACATTGTTTATAACGGCACGGAACTTGGCGGCGGCAGCGTGAGAATTCACTCAAGCGAAATTCAGGAAAAAGTGTTTGCGGCTTTGGGGCTGGAACCTGAAGAAATCAAGCACAAATTCGGGTTTTTAATCGACGCGTTTAAATACGGAACGCCTCCTCATGCCGGTATCGCGCTTGGATTGGACAGATTGATTGCACTTATGGCAAAAACAGAGTCTATCAGGGATGTAATAGCTTTCCCCAAGAATTCACAGGCAAAATGTTTGATGACAGATGCTCCGCATACAGTTGATGAAATGCAGTTAAGAGAACTAAGACTTAAACTCGTAGTACCGCTTAAGGAAGCTAAGAAGCTAGGCAGCTAG
- a CDS encoding acyl-CoA dehydratase activase — MINSYLGIDVGSVTTKVAIADEQGKYIDSTMLRTAGKPVIAVQAGMRRLLEQQNEEYNVLGVGTTGSGRNLAGALVGADVIKNEITAHAVAASTYIEGVQTILEIGGQDSKIIILRDGIVTDFAMNTVCAAGTGSFLDQQASRMNVPIQEFGPTALKSTNPARIAGRCGVFAESDLIHKQQLGYPTEDLLYGLCQALVRNYLSNLALGKELLSKVVFQGGVATNVGMVKAFSEALNTEVIVPENHQTMGAIGAALLAMENHQYTGENTKFKGWEVGNLNFSAITSMCNDCSNNCEVISIIEGENRNKQGCRLKDIEGKIIARWGGTCGKWDETH, encoded by the coding sequence ATGATAAACAGTTATCTCGGGATTGACGTAGGTTCGGTTACGACAAAAGTGGCAATAGCGGATGAACAAGGCAAATACATAGACAGCACAATGCTTAGAACCGCAGGCAAACCTGTCATTGCGGTGCAAGCAGGTATGAGAAGACTGTTAGAGCAGCAAAACGAAGAATATAACGTTTTAGGCGTAGGCACTACCGGCAGCGGCAGGAACCTGGCAGGCGCACTTGTCGGGGCTGATGTTATAAAAAACGAAATCACAGCCCATGCAGTAGCCGCCAGCACTTATATAGAAGGTGTTCAAACAATTCTTGAAATCGGCGGGCAGGATAGTAAAATAATAATTTTGCGCGACGGTATCGTAACGGATTTTGCCATGAATACTGTTTGTGCGGCAGGCACGGGAAGCTTTTTAGACCAACAGGCAAGCAGAATGAATGTTCCTATACAAGAGTTCGGACCAACCGCCCTCAAATCCACCAACCCTGCAAGAATAGCTGGGCGCTGCGGAGTTTTTGCAGAAAGCGACCTTATTCATAAACAACAGCTGGGCTATCCGACAGAAGACCTTTTATACGGGCTGTGTCAGGCGCTTGTAAGGAATTATTTAAGCAACCTTGCTCTGGGTAAAGAACTTTTGTCAAAAGTAGTGTTCCAAGGCGGCGTAGCAACTAACGTAGGTATGGTAAAAGCTTTTAGCGAAGCCTTAAATACAGAAGTAATAGTACCTGAAAACCACCAAACTATGGGGGCAATAGGGGCGGCGCTTTTAGCAATGGAAAATCACCAATACACCGGGGAAAATACTAAATTCAAAGGCTGGGAAGTGGGTAACCTGAACTTTAGCGCTATAACAAGCATGTGCAATGATTGTTCAAATAATTGTGAGGTTATTTCCATCATAGAAGGTGAAAACCGTAATAAACAAGGCTGCCGGCTGAAAGATATCGAAGGCAAAATCATAGCAAGATGGGGCGGAACTTGCGGCAAATGGGACGAAACCCACTAG
- a CDS encoding bifunctional folylpolyglutamate synthase/dihydrofolate synthase — protein MPDFQTAVKKLQSEEKFHINLGLERIAAILELFGNPQKDLKVIHTAGTNGKGSVCSMLAGILANNGYKTGLYTSPHLLSYTERFKINGVEVEEQVFTQYFELVENTARENALELTEFEILTVIAFLYFKEQKTDIVILETGLGGRLDATNIVQNPLLTIITDISSDHQDRLGAAIGEIAFEKGGILKQNTPLIISSDNKGYSVISGVAQAKKAAILDIRERFLLTDPETNEFSSGINTYKLSLKGAFQARNLELVICGVDYLRAAGFKIRQDKLVEALQTVFWKCRMQYLEEFNLLIDGAHNEDAAQRLIESLNVYFKGLKRVWLFGILDTKDYQNVVTKLFSQEDEIYLTDDFAPNAVKSDRLASAIKQFFPKAEINTIKTAQITEFVRLTAKNSLKIAAGSFYLCSKVLQTIRAD, from the coding sequence ATGCCGGACTTTCAAACCGCGGTCAAAAAATTGCAGTCGGAAGAAAAATTTCATATTAATTTGGGGCTTGAGCGTATTGCCGCCATTTTAGAGCTTTTTGGCAACCCTCAAAAAGACCTGAAGGTAATCCATACAGCCGGAACGAACGGCAAAGGTTCGGTGTGCAGCATGCTTGCGGGTATTTTGGCTAATAACGGCTATAAGACGGGTTTATATACAAGCCCGCATTTGCTTAGCTATACAGAGCGTTTTAAAATAAACGGTGTTGAGGTAGAGGAACAGGTTTTTACGCAGTATTTTGAACTTGTTGAAAATACCGCACGCGAAAACGCCCTTGAACTAACGGAGTTTGAAATCCTTACGGTAATAGCATTTTTGTACTTTAAAGAACAAAAGACAGATATTGTGATTTTAGAAACGGGCTTAGGCGGAAGGCTGGACGCTACAAATATTGTGCAAAATCCTCTTCTTACAATTATTACCGATATAAGTTCAGACCATCAGGACAGGCTCGGCGCTGCGATTGGGGAGATAGCATTTGAAAAAGGCGGTATTTTGAAGCAAAACACCCCTTTGATAATAAGTTCTGACAACAAAGGCTATAGCGTTATTTCAGGCGTTGCGCAAGCTAAAAAGGCGGCAATTCTTGATATTCGGGAACGTTTTTTGCTCACCGACCCGGAAACAAATGAATTTTCAAGCGGCATAAATACTTACAAACTCTCTTTAAAAGGAGCTTTTCAGGCGAGAAATCTTGAACTTGTTATTTGCGGTGTTGATTATTTAAGAGCAGCAGGCTTTAAAATCAGGCAAGATAAGCTTGTTGAAGCTTTGCAAACAGTATTCTGGAAGTGCAGAATGCAGTATCTTGAAGAATTTAACCTGCTTATTGACGGGGCGCACAACGAAGATGCCGCGCAAAGGCTGATTGAGAGTCTGAATGTATATTTTAAGGGCTTGAAGCGTGTTTGGCTGTTCGGGATTTTAGACACAAAAGATTATCAAAATGTGGTTACAAAACTTTTTTCGCAAGAAGATGAAATTTATCTGACAGATGATTTTGCGCCAAATGCCGTTAAATCCGACCGGCTTGCAAGCGCAATAAAACAGTTTTTTCCGAAAGCTGAAATTAATACAATCAAAACAGCGCAAATCACGGAGTTTGTCCGGCTTACTGCCAAAAATTCGCTGAAAATCGCCGCAGGTTCCTTCTATTTATGTTCAAAAGTTTTGCAGACAATTCGGGCAGATTAA
- a CDS encoding helix-turn-helix domain-containing protein produces the protein MHDNKQLLEKIAVAVRAERFKQKISQERLAELAGLSVNFISNVENAKQDVRLGNLNAIAHALKKSIKDLI, from the coding sequence ATGCATGACAACAAACAACTATTGGAAAAAATCGCAGTAGCAGTGCGTGCTGAGAGATTTAAGCAGAAAATATCTCAGGAGAGACTTGCTGAGCTTGCGGGGCTTAGTGTCAATTTTATAAGCAATGTAGAAAATGCCAAACAGGATGTAAGGCTGGGTAACCTTAACGCTATAGCTCATGCCTTAAAAAAAAGCATAAAAGATTTGATATAA
- a CDS encoding ATP-binding cassette domain-containing protein produces MEKELQDIQKSIDNQTNLAVKIENATVALNGNEILHDINLEIKRGEKYFILGANGAGKTTLVKTMLGYVWPFYGATVEVLGQRFGVVNLNRLRKSIAWVSPFIQEYLSRQLTGLAMVLSGPDGYVGFYRQPTEEELAKARDILGRLNASHLKNKSMLEMSSGEQMKILMARALLTKPELVILDEPNVFLDIKEREFLLEAVNELAQSCPDLTMIFISQRIEDILPVFTKGMILNSGRIEVCDEREKVLTEENLTKIFGLDIKLIKSDSGRLWAITD; encoded by the coding sequence ATGGAAAAAGAACTTCAAGATATTCAAAAAAGTATTGATAACCAGACTAATTTGGCTGTGAAAATTGAAAATGCAACAGTTGCTTTGAACGGTAACGAAATTTTGCATGACATTAATTTGGAAATAAAACGCGGCGAAAAATATTTTATCTTAGGCGCGAACGGAGCGGGCAAAACCACTCTTGTAAAGACTATGCTTGGTTATGTATGGCCGTTTTACGGTGCAACAGTTGAGGTTTTGGGGCAGCGTTTTGGAGTTGTGAATTTAAACCGTTTGCGAAAATCTATTGCTTGGGTCAGTCCGTTTATTCAGGAGTATTTATCACGGCAGTTGACGGGGCTTGCGATGGTGCTTTCAGGACCTGACGGTTATGTCGGGTTTTACAGACAGCCGACGGAGGAAGAACTTGCTAAAGCGAGAGATATTCTCGGACGGCTGAATGCCTCTCACCTCAAAAATAAGAGTATGCTTGAAATGTCATCGGGCGAACAGATGAAAATCCTTATGGCAAGAGCGTTGTTGACTAAGCCTGAACTCGTTATTTTAGACGAACCGAACGTTTTTCTTGATATTAAAGAACGCGAATTTTTGCTGGAGGCAGTGAATGAACTTGCACAATCATGCCCTGATTTAACCATGATTTTTATCTCACAGCGTATCGAAGATATTTTGCCTGTTTTTACAAAGGGAATGATTTTAAACTCGGGTCGTATAGAAGTTTGTGATGAAAGAGAAAAAGTACTCACCGAAGAAAACCTCACAAAAATATTCGGGCTTGATATAAAACTTATAAAATCAGACAGCGGCAGGCTTTGGGCAATAACAGACTAA